In a single window of the Metopolophium dirhodum isolate CAU chromosome 2, ASM1992520v1, whole genome shotgun sequence genome:
- the LOC132938586 gene encoding uncharacterized protein LOC132938586, which translates to MAADTLRVIRKRPLEEYDDDYKPLSKRMHSMYLKDGPLSGENHSGVTNAYGNASTSTQYSQQTATDYSHPDVNSQQNIRVEDPQNLHYDPDLTSDQNPFYYESNRLLFDLHVERVHRHGQ; encoded by the exons atggcTGCCGATACTCTGCGAGTTATtag GAAAAGACCATTAGAAGAATATGATGATGATTATAAACCTTTGTCTAAACGAATGCACAGCATGTATTTGAAAGATGGCCCACTTTCCGGCGAAAACCATTCAGGAGTCACAAACGCCTACGgt AATGCGTCTACATCAACACAATATAGCCAGCAAACGGCTACTGATTATAGTCACCCTGATGTAAATAGTCAACAAAACATTAGAGTTGAAGACCCACAAAATTTACATTATGATCCAGATCTGACTTCCGATCAAAATCCGTTTTACTATGAGAGCAACAGATTATTATTTGATCTTCACGTAGAAAGGGTTCATCGTCAtggtcaataa
- the LOC132939561 gene encoding transport and Golgi organization protein 11 yields MDDHHVYDTNFTEEINNKMQVPKSIRVNGDVSNFRSTNYYSDDNSRFGDNFDMRVPEKIILIGNNQHQGSSSKPREFAIDDLIIPQPPAEEFIRVQTPPQKITMSRHYFPSVLDDFEQKSTSIEQSEESIPNNTEPVINAVQINPNMSFFNASISEPMTISEELAHLRQQMGRVSRRVIELEHTASLPFYVREKKLIVTFVCSYVVFKFASWLTRR; encoded by the exons ATGGACGACCACCACGTTTATGATACAAACTTCACCGAAGAGATTAATAATAAGATGCAAGTGCCAAAGAGCATTCGGGTGAATGGAGATGTTTCTAATTTTCGTTCGACAAACTACTACTCTGACGATAACAGCCGATTTGGTGACAATTTTGATATGAGGGTtccagaaaaaattattcttatag GTAATAATCAGCATCAAGGATCTTCATCAAAACCAAGAGAATTCGCCATTGATGATTTGATCATTCCTCAGCCACCAGCTGAAGAATTTATTCGTGTTCag acTCCACCACAAAAAATCACCATGTCAAGACATTATTTTCCTTCTGTGTTAGATGACTTTGAACAGAAATCAACATCTATTGAACAAAGCGAAGAATCGATTCCGAACAATACTGAACCAGTGATTAATGCGGTGCAAATTAACcccaa tatgAGCTTCTTCAATGCAAGCATTAGTGAACCAATGACAATATCCGAAGAATTAGCTCACTTGCGCCAACAGATGGGTCGTGTGTCACGTCGAGTTATTGAATTAGAACATACAGCTTCTCTGCCTTTTTATGTCAGAGAGAAAAAGTTAATTGTCACATTTGTATGCAGTTATGtggtttttaaatttgcatCATGGTTAACCAGACGTTAG